A part of Pirellulaceae bacterium genomic DNA contains:
- a CDS encoding WecB/TagA/CpsF family glycosyltransferase, translating into MQQAVDMADRVVQARRPEYFITANLNYLMLSDQHPRLHEVNRQCCCMLADGQPIVLRSRLGNQPLPARVAGSDLIVELAKLSAEKGYRIFFLGGAPGIASAASAHLKARFPEMQIAGVYSPPFRPLSAYEQTEMIRAIRDAETDILLVAFGQPKGELWIYDNLQDIGVPLAIQMGASFDFLAGTARRAPRIWQNLGCEWLYRALSDPRRLLPRYGKNLMFLLYLLLQDIKNVGQRKIGSPVKDSWREQEREVLRPQR; encoded by the coding sequence ATGCAGCAAGCCGTCGACATGGCAGATCGCGTGGTGCAAGCTCGACGTCCCGAGTACTTTATCACTGCCAATTTGAACTATTTGATGCTGTCCGACCAGCATCCGCGTTTGCACGAAGTCAACCGCCAGTGCTGTTGTATGCTGGCCGATGGACAGCCGATCGTTCTGCGCAGTCGTTTGGGAAATCAGCCGCTGCCGGCGCGCGTCGCCGGTTCGGATTTGATTGTCGAGCTGGCTAAGTTGTCAGCAGAGAAGGGTTATCGAATCTTTTTCTTGGGTGGAGCGCCAGGCATCGCCAGCGCAGCGAGTGCACACCTCAAAGCTCGCTTTCCAGAAATGCAAATCGCTGGCGTCTATTCTCCGCCGTTTCGTCCGTTGTCAGCCTATGAACAAACGGAGATGATTCGAGCGATTCGCGACGCGGAGACCGATATTCTGCTGGTGGCTTTTGGGCAACCTAAAGGCGAATTGTGGATTTACGATAACTTGCAGGATATTGGGGTGCCACTGGCGATTCAAATGGGGGCATCATTCGACTTTCTGGCCGGAACAGCGCGGCGCGCCCCGCGTATTTGGCAGAATTTGGGATGCGAATGGCTATACCGAGCATTGAGCGACCCACGGCGACTGCTACCGCGATATGGCAAGAATCTGATGTTCCTACTGTACTTGTTGCTGCAAGATATCAAAAATGTCGGTCAACGGAAAATCGGTAGTCCGGTCAAAGACAGTTGGCGCGAGCAGGAGAGGGAAGTCCTGCGCCCACAGCGTTGA